The following coding sequences are from one Shewanella violacea DSS12 window:
- a CDS encoding M1 family metallopeptidase, giving the protein MSNQWDNNRDYHSFANVDEIRVKHLTLELDVDFEAKRLAGVAELALDYIDTRCRHLWLDLRDLTILSVEDDKGESLDFCLDKQDPILGERLNISLVNQTPSVKLHYQTSPNAQGLQWLTPEQTSGKSLPFLFSQSQPVNARSWIPLQDSPKARITFEANVKVPVGMRAVMSAMNDATASLDGEFFFSMEKPMPTHLLAIAVGDLAFGNIGQRTGVYAEPEILAAAVKEFEDTEKMVEIAESLLGPYPWGRYDMIVLPPSFPFGGMENPRLAFITPTLIAGDKSLVSTVAHELAHSWTGNLVSNATWRDLWLNEGFTTYFTNRIVEAVFGKEQAELEVVLEYGRLKEELASTELAKQNLPANVQTQDPNEAFDRFTYDKASMFVHDLERRLGREAFDKFLYTYVQHFAFEAITTETFIEYAKQTLIVEHGDKLSEAELLEWVYGCGMPDWFTPPVSNSLDKVEAAIDSWLNGTQASLLETDSWRVHHWQYFLNSLPEALSQEQLMELDECFNLTQSTNAEIACDWFKVAIRNHYDPVLPALSEYLIRIGRGKFVRPLYLELQIAGYDQEVKQIYSQARLGYHPSIVVQLDKSICL; this is encoded by the coding sequence AAGCGGTTAGCGGGTGTTGCCGAATTAGCGCTGGATTATATCGATACTCGTTGTCGTCATTTGTGGTTAGATCTTCGAGACCTCACCATTCTTAGCGTCGAAGATGACAAGGGTGAGTCTTTGGATTTTTGTCTAGATAAACAAGATCCAATTTTAGGTGAGAGGCTCAATATCTCTTTGGTGAACCAGACGCCAAGTGTGAAGTTGCATTATCAGACCTCACCCAATGCCCAAGGTCTGCAATGGCTAACGCCAGAGCAGACAAGTGGTAAGTCTTTGCCATTTCTATTTAGCCAATCTCAACCGGTTAATGCCAGAAGCTGGATCCCCTTGCAAGATAGCCCTAAGGCCCGCATTACTTTCGAAGCGAATGTTAAGGTGCCCGTTGGCATGCGAGCAGTGATGAGCGCCATGAATGATGCAACTGCGAGTCTGGACGGGGAGTTCTTTTTCTCCATGGAGAAGCCTATGCCGACTCATCTCTTGGCCATAGCTGTGGGTGATCTGGCTTTTGGTAACATAGGCCAACGCACTGGGGTCTATGCCGAGCCCGAAATATTAGCCGCGGCGGTCAAAGAGTTTGAAGATACCGAGAAAATGGTAGAAATCGCCGAGTCTCTGCTGGGGCCTTATCCTTGGGGGCGTTATGACATGATAGTTTTACCACCTAGTTTCCCCTTTGGTGGCATGGAAAACCCACGCTTGGCATTTATTACGCCGACCCTGATCGCAGGAGACAAGAGTCTGGTGTCTACCGTGGCTCATGAACTGGCTCACTCTTGGACTGGCAACCTTGTCAGCAATGCCACCTGGCGTGATCTCTGGCTTAATGAGGGGTTTACCACTTATTTTACTAACCGTATCGTCGAGGCTGTGTTTGGTAAAGAGCAAGCTGAACTGGAAGTGGTATTAGAATATGGCCGCTTGAAAGAGGAGCTGGCAAGCACAGAGCTTGCCAAGCAGAACTTGCCGGCCAATGTGCAGACTCAAGATCCTAATGAGGCCTTCGATCGTTTCACTTATGATAAGGCGTCGATGTTTGTCCATGATCTCGAGCGTCGCTTGGGTCGTGAGGCTTTCGATAAGTTTCTCTATACCTATGTGCAGCACTTTGCATTCGAGGCGATAACCACGGAAACCTTTATCGAATATGCCAAGCAGACACTGATTGTAGAACATGGTGATAAGCTCAGCGAGGCTGAGCTGCTGGAGTGGGTCTATGGCTGTGGTATGCCTGACTGGTTTACTCCACCAGTATCAAACAGTTTAGATAAAGTCGAAGCTGCTATCGATTCTTGGCTAAATGGCACACAAGCAAGCTTGTTAGAGACAGATAGCTGGCGGGTTCATCATTGGCAGTACTTCTTAAATTCATTGCCTGAGGCTCTGAGTCAAGAGCAGCTGATGGAGTTGGATGAATGCTTTAATCTGACTCAATCGACTAATGCCGAAATTGCCTGTGATTGGTTTAAGGTCGCGATCCGTAATCATTATGACCCTGTGTTACCCGCATTGAGTGAGTATCTTATTCGTATTGGTCGCGGTAAGTTTGTCAGGCCGCTCTATTTAGAATTACAAATTGCCGGCTATGACCAAGAGGTGAAGCAAATATATAGCCAGGCGAGACTAGGCTATCATCCATCGATTGTGGTTCAGTTAGACAAGAGTATTTGTTTGTAG
- a CDS encoding LabA-like NYN domain-containing protein, which translates to MTNKKIAIFVDVQNIYYTCRQAYGRQFNYRKLWQHIIHEGDIVSATAYAIHKGDDGQLKFQDALKHIGFDIKLKPFIQRSDGSAKGDWDVGIAIDVMEAATEVDTIILLSGDGDFDLLMLKVYQKYGVDTQVYGVPALTAKSLIDASCKFIEIDEALLL; encoded by the coding sequence ATGACCAACAAAAAAATAGCCATCTTCGTCGATGTACAGAATATTTACTACACCTGCCGTCAGGCCTATGGCCGCCAGTTTAATTACCGCAAGTTATGGCAGCACATTATCCACGAAGGCGATATTGTCTCGGCTACGGCCTATGCGATTCACAAAGGCGATGATGGTCAGCTTAAATTTCAAGATGCACTCAAACACATAGGCTTCGATATTAAGCTAAAACCGTTTATTCAACGCAGCGATGGGTCGGCAAAAGGCGATTGGGACGTGGGAATTGCCATCGATGTGATGGAAGCAGCTACGGAAGTTGATACTATCATCCTACTCTCGGGTGATGGTGATTTCGACTTACTCATGCTCAAGGTTTATCAAAAATATGGAGTCGACACCCAAGTTTATGGTGTGCCAGCACTCACAGCCAAGTCTCTTATCGATGCCAGCTGTAAATTTATTGAAATCGATGAGGCTTTACTGCTGTAA